In Rhipicephalus microplus isolate Deutch F79 chromosome 9, USDA_Rmic, whole genome shotgun sequence, one genomic interval encodes:
- the LOC142772237 gene encoding uncharacterized protein LOC142772237 translates to MEALYERRSQARKAVMQVIANIEHLWHIDHTHQYIDAIDLIASVSMPSRVKFTVAVSLRFDTFDSVGIADLGHGDVDVMLSSHHSAGFYERECEDFFQHDPKVKSAVYFGGGGCMFAPKHGTRSVVSFETPGTLRNKMVAVYRRLGWSLTAAYVIGWSVFNVTRGLAPQQCNGPDNRIKQIRKVLDNNI, encoded by the exons ATggaggccctctacgaaaggcgGAGTCAAGCACGCAAGGCCGTCATGCAGGTCATCGCAAATATCGAACACCTTTGGCATATAGACCACACCCATCAATAT ATCGATGCCATTGATCTCATAGCCAGCGTCTCGATGCCAAGTAGGGTGAAGTTCACCGTGGCAGTCAGCCTGCGCTTCGACACGTTCGACAGCGTAGGCATAGCTGATTTAGGCCACGGTGACGTTGATGTGATGCTCTCAAGCCATCACTCTGCCGGCTTTTACGAAAGG GAATGCGAAGACTTCTTCCAGCATGACCCCAAGGTCAAGTCCGCAGTATACTTCGGTGGTGGAGGCTGCATGTTCGCCCCAAAGCATGGCACACGCAGCGTGGTGTCCTTCGAAACGCCCGGCACATTGCGAAACAAG ATGGTCGCCGTCTACCGCCGCCTGGGCTGGAGTCTAACCGCGGCGTACGTGATTGGCTGGAGTGTTTTCAACGTTACGCGAGGTCTTGCGCCTCAGCAGTGCAACGGGCCTGACAATAGGATCAAACAAATCCGCAAAGTGCTCGACAACAACATTTGA